Proteins from a genomic interval of Xanthomonas sp. AM6:
- the sufC gene encoding Fe-S cluster assembly ATPase SufC, with translation MLTIENLHASVAGKDILKGLSLQVKPGEVHAIMGPNGAGKSTLGNILAGRDGYEVSAGSVRFEDRDLLELEPEERAAAGVFLAFQYPVEIPGVNNTYFLRAALNAQRKARGEAELDSMQFLKLVRQKLAVLHLKDELLHRGVNEGFSGGEKKRNEIFQLAVLEPKLAILDETDSGLDIDALKTVAEGVNALRSPERAFLVITHYQRLLDYIKPDVVHVLADGRIVQSGGPELALELEAHGYAWLKDRVAPEATVR, from the coding sequence ATGCTCACTATCGAAAACCTCCACGCTTCCGTCGCCGGCAAGGACATCCTCAAGGGGCTGTCGCTGCAGGTGAAACCCGGCGAAGTGCACGCCATCATGGGCCCGAACGGCGCCGGCAAGTCCACCCTGGGCAACATCCTCGCCGGCCGCGACGGCTACGAGGTGAGTGCAGGCAGCGTGCGCTTCGAGGATCGCGACCTGCTCGAGCTGGAGCCGGAGGAGCGCGCCGCCGCCGGCGTGTTCCTGGCCTTCCAGTACCCGGTGGAAATCCCCGGCGTGAACAACACCTATTTCCTGCGCGCCGCGCTCAACGCGCAGCGCAAGGCGCGCGGCGAGGCCGAACTGGATTCGATGCAGTTCCTGAAGCTGGTGCGGCAGAAGCTGGCCGTGCTGCACCTGAAGGACGAGCTGCTGCACCGCGGCGTCAACGAGGGCTTCTCCGGCGGCGAGAAGAAGCGCAACGAGATCTTCCAGCTGGCGGTGCTGGAGCCGAAGCTGGCGATCCTCGACGAGACCGACAGCGGCCTGGACATCGACGCGCTGAAGACCGTCGCCGAGGGCGTCAATGCGCTGCGCTCGCCCGAGCGCGCGTTCCTGGTCATCACCCACTACCAGCGCCTGCTCGACTACATCAAGCCGGACGTGGTGCACGTGCTGGCCGACGGCCGCATCGTGCAGAGCGGCGGCCCGGAACTGGCGCTGGAGCTGGAAGCGCACGGCTACGCCTGGTTGAAGGACCGCGTGGCGCCGGAGGCGACGGTCCGATGA
- a CDS encoding GNAT family N-acetyltransferase, producing the protein MHTLTFRTATVADIEAIAALVTSAYRGDSSRVGWTTEADLLDGNRIDREVLRADILRPRSVVLLAERDGELIACAHVADDGGTGYFGMFSVQPQAQGGGLGKTVLAEAERIAWQEWRLPAMQMTVIDVREELIAFYERRGYRRTGIKKPFPYGDERFGAPKRDDLRFEVLEKPLGSAA; encoded by the coding sequence ATGCACACCCTCACCTTCCGCACCGCCACCGTCGCCGACATCGAGGCCATCGCGGCGCTGGTCACCTCGGCCTACCGTGGGGACAGCAGCCGCGTCGGCTGGACCACCGAGGCCGATCTGCTCGACGGCAACCGCATCGACCGCGAGGTGTTGCGCGCCGACATCCTGCGCCCGCGCAGCGTGGTGCTGCTGGCCGAGCGCGACGGCGAACTGATCGCCTGCGCGCACGTCGCCGACGATGGCGGCACCGGCTATTTCGGCATGTTCTCGGTGCAGCCGCAGGCGCAGGGCGGCGGCCTGGGCAAGACCGTGCTGGCCGAGGCCGAGCGCATCGCCTGGCAGGAATGGCGGTTGCCGGCGATGCAGATGACGGTGATCGACGTGCGCGAGGAGCTGATCGCGTTCTACGAGCGCCGCGGCTACCGCCGCACCGGGATCAAGAAGCCCTTCCCCTACGGCGACGAACGCTTCGGCGCGCCCAAGCGCGACGACCTGCGCTTCGAGGTACTGGAGAAACCGCTGGGCAGCGCCGCATGA
- a CDS encoding catecholate siderophore receptor Fiu, whose protein sequence is MTFPIKSRKHAVSRQVSAQTLTAAALLSGLSLLSPPTLAADAAAADQPTTLDKVDVEVQRAKRYLVEAPASPKFTQPLIDTPQTINVISKDLFNEQGATTLTEALRNSPGVGTFYVGENGNTTTGDAIYMRGFDSSSSIFVDGVRDLGSISRDVFNIEQIEVAKGPAGTDNGRSAPTGAINLVSKEATLTDAVSGALSGGSDDQRRVTADWNQTLGASSALRVNVMGQDSDAIGRDHVNNKRWGLATSLAFGLGSDTRYFLDLLYVKQDNVPDGGVPTIGLPGYSSPDPARPWLSAAPRVDRENFYGTRYDHDDVTAKMATFRFEHDFSDTVKLTNTARWGRNEQDYLLFAFMPNTANLRTPNPADTSTWTVARSLPTFKDQQYTIVTDQLNLRVDFATGAVQHNLSTGVEATREELESWGHNIVDRTAWLAANPANVYAPDWNTTPLATARNGAHSKGTTTTFSAYAFDTLKFGDSFLVTAGVRADHYKTDFNSLTCTTATSTAVPCTTAVGVDADISDTLFSWKLGAVYKAAENVSLYANYAISQQPPGGSALELSASANNANNPRFDPQKAKTAEIGTKWNFLDDGLFVTMALFQTDVSNEIAQGSDGLYYQTGKKRVKGVELSAVGKLSDNWAVSTGYTKLDAQVIEGAKVSQDGSTDLAYTPDSAFTAWTTYTLPFGLTVGGGARYSGEMKRGTDGAVGTPAFVKSYTVWDAVLTYPINDHFDLRLNVYNVFDKDYVAAINKSGFRYTPGAPRSAMLTANIKF, encoded by the coding sequence ATGACCTTCCCGATCAAGAGCCGCAAGCACGCCGTTTCCCGCCAGGTGTCCGCCCAGACCCTCACCGCCGCCGCGCTGCTGAGCGGCCTGAGCCTGCTGTCCCCGCCCACGCTCGCCGCCGATGCCGCGGCCGCCGACCAGCCCACCACCCTCGACAAGGTCGACGTCGAAGTGCAGCGCGCCAAGCGCTACCTGGTGGAGGCGCCGGCCTCGCCCAAGTTCACCCAGCCGCTGATCGACACCCCGCAGACGATCAACGTGATCAGCAAGGACCTGTTCAACGAGCAGGGCGCCACCACGCTGACCGAGGCGCTGCGCAACAGCCCCGGCGTGGGCACCTTCTACGTCGGCGAGAACGGCAACACCACCACCGGCGATGCGATCTACATGCGCGGCTTCGACAGCTCCAGCAGCATCTTCGTCGACGGCGTGCGCGACCTGGGCTCGATCTCGCGCGACGTGTTCAACATCGAGCAGATCGAAGTCGCCAAGGGCCCGGCCGGCACCGACAACGGCCGCAGCGCGCCGACCGGCGCGATCAACCTGGTGAGCAAGGAAGCGACCCTGACCGACGCGGTCAGCGGCGCGCTGTCCGGCGGCAGCGACGACCAGCGGCGCGTGACTGCCGACTGGAACCAGACCCTGGGCGCCAGCAGCGCGTTGCGGGTCAACGTGATGGGCCAGGACAGCGACGCGATCGGCCGCGACCACGTCAACAACAAGCGCTGGGGCCTGGCCACGTCGCTGGCGTTCGGCCTGGGCAGCGACACCCGCTACTTCCTCGACCTGCTGTACGTGAAGCAGGACAACGTGCCCGACGGCGGCGTGCCGACCATCGGCCTGCCCGGCTACTCCTCGCCCGATCCCGCGCGTCCGTGGCTGTCCGCCGCCCCGCGCGTGGACCGCGAGAACTTCTACGGCACCCGCTACGACCACGACGACGTGACCGCGAAGATGGCGACCTTCCGCTTCGAGCACGACTTCTCCGACACGGTCAAGCTGACCAACACTGCGCGCTGGGGCCGCAACGAACAGGACTACCTGCTGTTCGCGTTCATGCCCAACACCGCCAACCTGCGCACGCCCAACCCCGCCGACACCTCGACCTGGACCGTGGCGCGCAGCCTGCCCACCTTCAAGGACCAGCAGTACACCATCGTCACCGACCAGCTGAACCTGCGCGTGGACTTCGCCACCGGCGCGGTGCAGCACAACCTCAGCACCGGCGTGGAAGCCACGCGCGAGGAACTGGAGAGCTGGGGCCACAACATCGTCGACCGTACCGCGTGGCTGGCCGCCAACCCGGCCAACGTCTACGCCCCGGACTGGAACACCACGCCACTGGCCACCGCGCGCAACGGCGCGCACAGCAAGGGCACCACCACCACGTTCTCGGCCTACGCCTTCGACACGCTGAAGTTCGGCGACAGCTTCCTGGTCACCGCCGGGGTGCGCGCGGACCATTACAAGACCGACTTCAACAGCCTGACCTGCACCACCGCCACCTCCACCGCGGTGCCCTGCACTACCGCGGTCGGCGTGGACGCGGACATTTCCGACACGCTGTTCAGCTGGAAGCTCGGCGCGGTCTACAAGGCGGCCGAGAACGTCAGCCTGTACGCCAACTACGCGATCTCGCAGCAGCCTCCCGGCGGCAGCGCGCTGGAGCTGAGCGCCTCGGCCAACAACGCCAACAACCCGCGCTTCGACCCGCAGAAGGCCAAGACCGCCGAGATCGGCACCAAGTGGAACTTCCTGGACGACGGCCTGTTCGTGACCATGGCGCTGTTCCAGACCGACGTCAGCAACGAAATCGCGCAGGGCAGCGACGGGCTCTACTACCAGACCGGCAAGAAGCGGGTGAAGGGCGTGGAGCTGTCGGCGGTCGGCAAGCTCAGCGACAACTGGGCGGTCTCCACCGGCTACACCAAGCTGGACGCGCAGGTGATCGAAGGCGCCAAGGTCTCGCAGGACGGCAGCACGGACCTGGCCTACACGCCGGACAGCGCGTTCACCGCGTGGACCACCTACACCCTGCCGTTCGGCCTGACCGTTGGCGGCGGCGCGCGCTACTCCGGCGAGATGAAGCGCGGCACCGACGGCGCGGTCGGCACGCCGGCGTTCGTCAAGTCGTATACCGTGTGGGACGCGGTGCTGACCTATCCGATCAACGATCACTTCGATCTGCGCCTGAACGTGTACAACGTGTTCGACAAGGACTACGTCGCGGCCATCAACAAGAGCGGCTTCCGCTACACGCCCGGCGCGCCGCGCTCGGCGATGCTGACGGCCAACATCAAGTTCTGA
- the sufD gene encoding Fe-S cluster assembly protein SufD: protein MSALLDSLAAAFRGDGARRAPLEQALREGLPGPRSEAWKYTSLRALERRSFSPAPDAAPAVDAAIVDGIPAPRLVFVNGRASDALSDLAGLPAGVELQRLSAILRSGDDAMRFLGRRFERSDEVFAQLNAALADEGSVLRVDAGVQVAVPLHLVFVSTAGAGDHAWHHRHLIELRQDASLSLVEHHLHAGDAAHLSNTLAHVHLAAGAQLAHARVQADAAGVTALLRTDAVLARDAQYRRIDLELGGALSRHELNVRLEGDSARLIANGVLLGNGRRQIDTRLGIEHIARDTACELLWRGVAAARSRVVFHGGIHIRAGADGSDANLSNKNLLLSADAEIDTQPVLVIDADEVKAAHGATVGQLDANALFYLRSRGLPRERAQQLLTAAFCREPLRVLDAPLAEFLVTRLDQALAAAGVA, encoded by the coding sequence ATGAGCGCCCTGCTCGACTCCCTGGCCGCCGCCTTCCGTGGCGACGGCGCACGCCGCGCGCCGCTGGAACAGGCGCTGCGCGAAGGCCTGCCCGGCCCGCGCAGCGAGGCGTGGAAGTACACCTCGCTGCGCGCGCTGGAGCGGCGCAGCTTCAGCCCCGCGCCGGACGCGGCGCCAGCGGTGGATGCGGCCATCGTCGACGGCATTCCCGCGCCGCGGCTGGTGTTCGTCAACGGCCGCGCCAGCGACGCGCTGTCCGACCTGGCCGGCCTGCCCGCCGGGGTCGAACTGCAACGCCTGTCCGCGATCCTGCGCAGCGGCGACGACGCGATGCGCTTCCTCGGCCGCCGCTTCGAGCGCAGCGACGAGGTGTTCGCGCAACTCAACGCGGCGCTGGCCGACGAAGGCAGCGTGCTGCGCGTGGACGCCGGCGTGCAGGTCGCGGTGCCGCTGCACCTGGTGTTCGTGTCCACCGCCGGCGCCGGCGACCACGCCTGGCACCACCGCCATCTGATCGAACTGCGCCAGGACGCGTCGCTGTCGCTGGTCGAGCATCACCTGCACGCCGGCGACGCCGCGCACCTGAGCAACACCCTGGCGCACGTGCACCTGGCTGCCGGCGCGCAGCTGGCGCACGCGCGGGTGCAGGCCGACGCGGCCGGCGTCACCGCGCTGCTGCGCACCGACGCGGTGCTGGCGCGCGACGCGCAGTACCGGCGCATCGACCTGGAACTGGGCGGCGCGCTGTCGCGGCACGAGCTCAACGTGCGCCTGGAAGGCGACAGCGCGCGGCTCATCGCCAACGGCGTACTGCTGGGCAACGGCCGCCGCCAGATCGACACCCGCCTGGGCATCGAGCACATCGCCCGCGACACCGCCTGCGAGCTGCTGTGGCGCGGCGTTGCCGCGGCGCGCAGCCGGGTCGTGTTCCATGGCGGCATCCACATCCGCGCCGGCGCCGACGGCAGCGACGCCAACCTGTCCAACAAGAACCTGCTGCTGTCCGCCGATGCCGAGATCGACACCCAGCCGGTGCTGGTGATCGACGCCGACGAGGTCAAGGCCGCGCACGGCGCCACCGTCGGCCAGCTCGACGCCAACGCGCTGTTCTACCTGCGCTCGCGCGGGCTGCCGCGCGAACGCGCGCAGCAGTTGCTGACCGCCGCGTTCTGCCGCGAACCGCTGCGCGTGCTGGATGCGCCGCTGGCCGAGTTCCTGGTCACGCGCCTGGACCAGGCGCTGGCCGCCGCGGGCGTGGCATGA
- a CDS encoding DUF1439 domain-containing protein: protein MIQGKQVSVGAADVQHYLDGSFPQTHKALGGLVKMTIRDPKLSLPPGDRLKMQFDLSMATGGGAPTPLGTVLLTSALRYEQQTQGFHLQAPTIDDFRPAASGGKLDANTRELLNVWLDDYARKEPIYKLDPALAAVMGNVQIQSAAVENGKLVVHFNQDISQLVPAGALSGQ, encoded by the coding sequence ATGATCCAGGGCAAGCAGGTCAGCGTCGGCGCCGCCGATGTGCAGCATTATCTGGACGGCAGCTTCCCGCAGACGCACAAGGCGCTCGGCGGCTTGGTCAAGATGACCATTCGCGACCCCAAGCTGTCGCTGCCGCCGGGCGACCGGCTGAAGATGCAGTTCGACCTGAGCATGGCCACCGGCGGCGGCGCGCCGACCCCGTTGGGCACGGTGCTGCTGACCAGCGCGCTGCGCTACGAGCAGCAGACCCAGGGCTTCCACCTGCAGGCGCCGACCATCGACGATTTCCGCCCGGCCGCCAGTGGCGGCAAGCTCGACGCCAACACCCGCGAGCTGCTCAACGTGTGGCTGGACGACTACGCGCGCAAGGAACCGATCTACAAACTGGATCCGGCGCTGGCCGCGGTGATGGGCAACGTGCAGATCCAGTCGGCGGCGGTGGAGAACGGCAAGCTGGTGGTGCACTTCAACCAGGACATCAGCCAGCTGGTGCCGGCCGGGGCGCTGTCGGGTCAATGA
- a CDS encoding SET domain-containing protein-lysine N-methyltransferase, producing the protein MPRKIAARKSRIHGNGVFAVLPLKKGERVIEYKGRRRTHAEVDRDEAGDVETGHTFLFTLSDDYVIDANYEGNDARWINHSCAPNCEAVIVEAEGDDRRQDKVVIEALRDIKPGEELTYNYGITLGERHTPRLKKIWECRCGAKNCTGTMLQPKR; encoded by the coding sequence ATGCCCCGCAAGATCGCCGCCCGCAAGTCCCGCATCCATGGCAACGGCGTGTTCGCCGTGCTGCCGCTCAAGAAAGGCGAGCGGGTCATCGAATACAAGGGCCGCCGCCGCACCCATGCCGAAGTGGACCGCGACGAGGCCGGCGACGTCGAGACCGGCCACACCTTCCTGTTCACCCTCAGCGACGACTACGTGATCGACGCCAACTACGAGGGCAACGACGCGCGCTGGATCAACCACAGCTGCGCGCCGAACTGCGAGGCAGTGATCGTCGAGGCCGAAGGCGACGACCGCCGCCAGGACAAGGTGGTGATCGAGGCGTTGCGCGACATCAAGCCGGGCGAGGAGCTGACCTACAACTACGGCATCACCCTGGGCGAGCGGCACACGCCGCGGCTGAAGAAGATCTGGGAATGCCGCTGCGGCGCGAAGAACTGCACCGGCACCATGCTGCAGCCCAAGCGCTGA
- a CDS encoding cysteine desulfurase: MSSVATHEAAPAQAPDWDKIRSDFPLLMRQVHSKPLIYFDNANTGQKPLQVIAALDEFYRRYNANVSRAVHALGTEATDAYEGARAKLARFLNVRADELVLCSGTTFALNLVAYSWALPRLKAGDSILVSRMEHHANIVPWQLVAQRTGATIKVAEITADGALDLDALRKAMTADVKLLALTHVSNVLGTVNPVREICREARKRGIVSVIDGSQAAPHRALDVAAIGCDFYAITGHKMCGPTGTGALWARREHLQAMPPFIGGGEMIKEVSFDGTVFNEPPHKFEAGTPNIAGFVGLGAAVDYLSALGLEHVEAREAELLAHFTEELRKIDGLRIFGTAPGKAAVVSFLVEGAHAHDLATLLDLEGVAVRSGQHCAHPLLQFYGVAATCRASLAFYNTHAEIERFVAALLKVRKLLG; this comes from the coding sequence ATGAGCAGCGTGGCCACGCATGAGGCGGCGCCGGCGCAGGCGCCGGACTGGGACAAGATCCGCAGCGATTTCCCGCTGCTGATGCGGCAGGTGCACAGCAAGCCGCTGATCTATTTCGACAACGCCAACACCGGGCAGAAGCCGCTGCAGGTGATCGCGGCGCTGGACGAGTTCTACCGGCGCTACAACGCCAACGTCAGCCGCGCGGTGCACGCGCTCGGCACCGAGGCCACCGACGCCTACGAAGGCGCCCGGGCCAAACTGGCGCGCTTCCTCAACGTGCGCGCCGATGAACTGGTGCTGTGCAGCGGCACCACCTTCGCGCTGAACCTGGTGGCCTATTCGTGGGCGCTGCCGCGGCTCAAGGCCGGCGACAGCATCCTGGTGTCGCGGATGGAGCACCACGCCAACATCGTGCCGTGGCAGCTGGTCGCGCAGCGCACCGGCGCCACCATCAAGGTCGCAGAGATCACCGCCGACGGCGCGCTGGACCTGGACGCGCTGCGCAAGGCGATGACCGCGGACGTGAAGCTGCTGGCGCTGACCCACGTCTCCAACGTGCTGGGCACGGTCAATCCGGTGCGCGAGATCTGCCGCGAGGCGCGCAAGCGCGGCATCGTCAGCGTCATCGACGGCTCGCAGGCCGCGCCGCACCGCGCCCTGGACGTGGCCGCGATCGGCTGCGACTTCTACGCCATCACCGGGCACAAGATGTGCGGCCCCACCGGCACCGGCGCGCTGTGGGCGCGGCGCGAACACCTGCAGGCGATGCCGCCGTTCATCGGCGGCGGCGAGATGATCAAGGAAGTCAGCTTCGACGGCACCGTGTTCAACGAGCCGCCGCACAAGTTCGAGGCCGGCACGCCGAACATCGCCGGCTTCGTCGGCCTGGGCGCGGCGGTGGACTACCTGAGCGCGCTGGGCCTGGAACACGTGGAAGCGCGCGAGGCCGAACTGCTGGCGCACTTCACCGAGGAACTGCGCAAGATCGACGGGCTGCGCATCTTCGGCACCGCGCCGGGCAAGGCGGCGGTGGTGTCGTTCCTGGTCGAGGGCGCACACGCGCACGACCTGGCCACCCTGCTCGACCTGGAAGGCGTGGCGGTGCGCTCGGGCCAGCACTGCGCGCACCCGCTGCTGCAGTTCTACGGCGTCGCCGCCACCTGCCGCGCCTCGCTGGCGTTCTACAACACGCATGCCGAGATCGAGCGCTTCGTGGCGGCGTTGCTGAAGGTACGTAAGCTGCTCGGCTGA
- a CDS encoding non-heme iron oxygenase ferredoxin subunit, whose translation MSETWTFVCADGALLPGETATVWDEVTATPIVVFNFDGAYYALEDRCSHEDYELSPGSFDAAEGSIECVLHGARFDVRDGRPLCAPAYSPVPKFPVKSEHGGIWTRDDRD comes from the coding sequence ATGAGCGAGACCTGGACCTTCGTCTGCGCCGACGGCGCGCTGCTGCCGGGCGAGACCGCCACGGTCTGGGACGAGGTCACCGCCACGCCGATCGTGGTGTTCAACTTCGACGGCGCCTACTACGCGCTGGAGGACCGCTGCAGCCACGAGGACTACGAGCTGTCCCCCGGCAGCTTCGATGCCGCCGAAGGCAGCATCGAATGCGTGCTGCACGGTGCTCGCTTCGACGTGCGCGACGGCCGCCCGCTGTGCGCACCGGCCTACAGTCCGGTGCCCAAGTTCCCGGTGAAGTCCGAGCACGGCGGGATCTGGACCCGCGACGACCGCGACTGA
- the sufB gene encoding Fe-S cluster assembly protein SufB, with translation MATENAEILERLGRRYDAGFITDIESDSFLPGLNEDVVRALSVKKDEPEWMTEWRLAAYRHWLKMPMPHWAKLNIAPIDFQALSYYSAPKGPKYASLDEVPQELLDTYDKLGVPLHERAKLAGVAVDAVFDSVSVGTTFRKELAEKGVIFCSMSEAIKEHPEIVKQYLGSVVPVGDNYFAALNSAVFSDGSFVFIPKGVRCPMELSTYFRINAGHTGQFERTLIVCEDKAYVSYLEGCTAPMRDENQLHAAVVELVALEDAEIKYSTVQNWYPGDENGVGGIYNFVTKRGECRGARSKITWTQVETGSAITWKYPSCVLIGDDSVGEFHSVALTHHRQQADTGTKMIHIGKRTKSKIVSKGISAGRGQNTYRGLVKVERSAEGARNYTQCDSLLIGKQCGAHTFPYIEVKHPTATVEHEATTSKISDDQLFYCRARGIDQENAVSMIVDGFCKQVFRELPMEFAVEAKKLLEVSLEGSVG, from the coding sequence ATGGCCACCGAAAACGCTGAAATCCTGGAACGGCTGGGACGTCGCTACGACGCCGGCTTCATCACCGACATCGAATCCGATTCGTTCCTGCCCGGCTTGAACGAAGACGTCGTGCGCGCCCTGTCCGTGAAGAAGGACGAGCCGGAGTGGATGACCGAATGGCGCCTGGCCGCCTATCGGCACTGGCTGAAGATGCCGATGCCGCACTGGGCCAAGCTCAACATCGCGCCGATCGATTTCCAGGCGCTGAGCTACTACTCCGCGCCGAAGGGCCCCAAGTACGCCTCGCTGGACGAGGTCCCGCAGGAGCTGCTGGATACCTACGACAAGCTCGGCGTGCCGCTGCACGAGCGCGCCAAGCTGGCCGGCGTGGCGGTGGACGCGGTGTTCGACTCGGTCTCGGTCGGCACCACCTTCCGCAAGGAACTGGCCGAGAAGGGCGTGATCTTCTGCTCGATGTCCGAGGCGATCAAGGAGCATCCGGAGATCGTCAAGCAGTACCTGGGCAGCGTGGTGCCGGTCGGCGACAACTACTTCGCCGCGCTCAATTCGGCGGTGTTCTCCGACGGCAGCTTCGTGTTCATTCCCAAGGGCGTGCGCTGCCCGATGGAACTGAGCACCTATTTCCGCATCAACGCCGGCCACACCGGCCAGTTCGAGCGCACCTTGATCGTGTGCGAGGACAAGGCCTACGTGTCCTACCTGGAAGGCTGCACCGCGCCGATGCGCGACGAGAACCAGTTGCATGCGGCGGTGGTCGAACTGGTCGCGCTGGAAGACGCGGAGATCAAGTATTCGACCGTGCAGAACTGGTACCCGGGCGACGAGAACGGCGTCGGCGGCATCTACAACTTCGTGACCAAGCGCGGCGAATGCCGCGGCGCGCGCAGCAAGATCACCTGGACCCAGGTCGAGACCGGCTCGGCGATCACCTGGAAGTACCCCTCGTGCGTGTTGATCGGCGACGACTCGGTCGGCGAGTTCCACTCGGTGGCGCTGACCCACCACCGCCAGCAGGCCGACACCGGCACCAAGATGATCCACATCGGCAAGCGCACCAAGAGCAAGATCGTCAGCAAGGGCATCAGCGCCGGCCGCGGGCAGAACACCTACCGCGGCCTGGTCAAGGTGGAGCGCAGCGCCGAGGGCGCGCGCAACTACACCCAGTGCGATTCGCTGCTGATCGGCAAGCAGTGCGGCGCGCACACCTTCCCGTACATCGAGGTCAAGCACCCCACCGCCACGGTCGAGCACGAGGCCACCACCTCCAAGATCAGCGACGACCAGCTGTTCTACTGCCGCGCCCGCGGCATCGACCAGGAAAACGCGGTGTCGATGATCGTCGACGGCTTCTGCAAGCAGGTGTTCCGCGAACTGCCGATGGAGTTCGCGGTCGAGGCCAAGAAGCTGCTGGAAGTGTCGCTGGAAGGCAGCGTCGGCTGA
- a CDS encoding type 1 glutamine amidotransferase domain-containing protein has product MSAAPSLAGKHVAFLATDGFEQSELQEPKRLLESWGAQVDVIAPGDASSIRGWNKKDWGDSVPVDKRLEQADAGAYDALVLPGGVINPDNLRTEAGAIRFIQAFASAGKPVAAICHGPWLLAESGLVRDKQVTSWPSVKTDLSNAGGRWQDAEVVVDGNLITSRKPDDIPAFAAAVAKALG; this is encoded by the coding sequence ATGAGCGCAGCACCTTCCCTTGCCGGCAAGCACGTCGCGTTCCTGGCCACCGACGGCTTCGAGCAGTCCGAGTTGCAGGAACCCAAGCGCCTGCTGGAATCGTGGGGCGCGCAGGTCGACGTGATCGCGCCCGGCGACGCGTCCAGCATCCGCGGCTGGAACAAGAAGGACTGGGGCGACAGCGTGCCGGTCGACAAGCGCCTGGAGCAGGCCGATGCCGGCGCCTACGACGCGCTGGTGCTGCCCGGTGGCGTGATCAATCCGGACAACCTGCGCACCGAGGCCGGCGCGATCCGCTTCATCCAGGCATTCGCCAGCGCCGGCAAGCCGGTCGCGGCGATCTGCCATGGCCCCTGGCTGCTGGCCGAGAGCGGCTTGGTGCGCGACAAGCAGGTGACCTCGTGGCCGTCGGTCAAGACCGACCTGAGCAATGCCGGCGGCCGCTGGCAGGACGCCGAGGTGGTGGTGGACGGCAACCTGATCACTAGCCGCAAGCCGGACGACATCCCGGCGTTCGCGGCGGCGGTGGCCAAGGCGCTGGGCTGA
- a CDS encoding DUF3861 domain-containing protein, whose amino-acid sequence MTASQRYRITVTPIEADGLQCQGRCTIEFEARCRQDWMRLLEAAQRHPGLHGDERAALTVGTQLLRGLSERSDGEAQALLAPLRPSLDAILARLAPSVTT is encoded by the coding sequence ATGACCGCCTCCCAACGCTACCGCATCACCGTCACGCCGATCGAGGCCGACGGGCTGCAATGCCAAGGCCGCTGCACCATCGAATTCGAGGCCCGCTGCCGGCAGGACTGGATGCGCCTGCTGGAAGCGGCGCAGCGCCATCCGGGGCTGCACGGCGACGAGCGCGCCGCGCTGACCGTCGGTACCCAACTGCTGCGCGGGCTGAGCGAGCGCAGCGACGGCGAGGCGCAGGCGCTGCTGGCGCCGCTGCGCCCGTCGCTGGACGCGATCCTCGCGCGGCTGGCGCCGAGCGTGACGACCTAG
- a CDS encoding SUF system Fe-S cluster assembly regulator, producing MLRVTKLTDYATVVLTVLAARPGEVLSATELAEQSGLEPPTVSKLLKPLAQAGLVEGLRGVHGGYRLARPADAITLIQIVEAMEGPLAITECSHQESQCSIAQKCGVRSNWRLINDVVADALRGVTLAQMLHPLPSSGETKRRPIAVRFATT from the coding sequence ATGCTCCGCGTCACCAAGTTGACCGATTACGCCACCGTCGTGCTGACCGTGCTTGCCGCACGTCCCGGCGAGGTGCTGAGCGCGACCGAGCTGGCCGAGCAGTCCGGGCTGGAGCCGCCCACCGTCAGCAAGCTGCTCAAGCCGCTGGCCCAGGCCGGACTGGTCGAAGGCCTGCGCGGCGTGCACGGCGGTTACCGGCTGGCGCGGCCGGCCGATGCCATCACCCTGATCCAGATCGTCGAGGCGATGGAAGGCCCGCTGGCGATCACCGAATGCAGCCACCAGGAAAGCCAGTGCAGCATCGCGCAGAAATGCGGGGTGCGCTCCAACTGGCGGCTGATCAACGACGTGGTCGCCGACGCGCTGCGCGGCGTGACCCTGGCGCAGATGCTGCACCCGCTTCCCTCTTCCGGCGAAACCAAACGGCGCCCGATCGCCGTGCGTTTCGCGACCACCTGA